The DNA window TATAGCAAGACTTGGCTCCAAGTGTGATGGCTCCTGCTCTCTGGCTGTGATTTAAAGGGACAGCTGCATTGGGCCCTCCGtctcccttctcttgcctagcaagagcaaaagacactgtctgaaccccGGCCTGCCTCCCGTATCCAGGTGTGTCAGCGAAGGCCAACATTCTGTCgattgtgcatgtatatctgtgcgttgTGATAGTTGGGGAGTGGTTGGTGGAAGGTATCAGATACCTATAGGGTCCTACCAGCACAAGACTCCCTTGatctttaggtctgtccataATCGAGCTGCTGTCAAACCATCAGCCCCATGTGAGATGCCAAGGCAGAAGGTAAACTGTCTAGCTTTGGAGAATGCCACCCTCTCCTCCCTGGTGCTATGGCCGGCTACTTCTATGAAACTCGTTTGCATGGCTCTTAAAGCAAAGACCGCTGGGAGCTGACACGAACGtgcactcctctcctctcccctagaaccacacacagtcctagaggcacagacgtaatacacacatccccctgttcctctgcactgtctcctttgggatgatgacgtttgtgcagaaggttgactgctgcctctaagctgtgtagccagctttcttcctgagaatgtctctgagtggagttctggtgttttggaccgacaggaatttcctgctgctcctctgtaggctgaagcctcattcctgggtaggactctgtctcctttgtcacagccagaggtttcacttgcatttcgactcccgggccttttctcttgcagctggCCCGCTTTCCTTTCGAGCTTTTGGACAGATCCTGGCGCTGGCTTCAGAGAATTCTGGGTTGGATTGGaggtgtccaaaggcaagattcagGACGTGCAGGGAACGTCCCTTTTTCtcgggacagtgtctccctgggggtGTACAGAAGGTATATCTGGCAACATAGAGCCCCGGAGAGGGAGCCAGGGGTCGCCCCAAAAAAGATGCCCCCCCTGTGTTTCTaggccacactgggacagagaactagacgctggcaggattgttcttgctcccatgggaggcacagtctagcgggagcgtcccaggagagggcaatgatttcctaggtgcactgtaggccaggaatcaccccatagtaggttctcagcatggactttccacagggttcagcatgacTACAGTGGGCTCCGTGGCTCTAGCAAAAGTGcattcagcacagtgtctggcATTGACACTTATAGTGTCTCCATGGAGCCTcgtggaggagttgaacccaCCAGAGCTGCGGTCGGCAATCTTGGAGGTTCCAAGGATCCGCGGAGGGACCCCTGTTTAGGACATGCGTGGAGTCGAGACGGGATGtcgaacacagacacagacacagagagagtgtcttCAGCTGTTGCAACTTTACTGAGAGAGCATTAGACATTTATACACAATTTTCATTGTATAACAATCTTGGACCATGGCCAAGAACATTTGGTTTTTCTGTAAAAAGTTACAGCTTGTTATTTTTTTCAGACGAGCCGCagtcagccagcctagtctagtttTCCGTTTGTCACGCCAAGGAGGAAGTTTCAGGGGACCGCAAGTCTACCATATCTTACGCCATCAGCTCTGTGCACCTAGTTCTATCGCTCTAGTTAACCCTTTGATCCCATCTTCGCTAGTCCTGTAGATGCACATCTAAGGCTTGGGGCAATAATATTGCATGTCTGATCCCTGTCTAAAGTATCTGATGATCTGTGACCTTtcctcccatttctcttcttctgagagcACACACCAAGGAGGACGGGCTCTTGCCAATCTTTCTGACCAAGGCAGTGACAAATACCTGACCCTATATCCATCCTTAGTAACCCACCTATTAAAATTCAAATCATATTCTCCAGTATATGGTAATGGAGCATCCATTGGTCGATACACATATGGTCCCCTGTAAGTACCTGGTTGCCACCACCTGTTTCTATACTCTGTAAAATATTCATAGCCGACCCAAAGCTCAAGGAATCATTTCtcaacagttctaccaacaccctaatagaagaagtATCACTATCCTTATAAGTATAATTCTTTGCTAAATCTTTGATTTCCTTATCTATAAGAGAAGACATAATCTGCAACCTTGGAGTCCCTGTCATCAGAGGCTCTGTCTGCtgtaaagaggaagcaggaaagcttgTGGTATTAGTAATCAAAAATAGATCAGGACCTTCTCTCCTATTATTAAAGGAAGTCTCTGTCTTGCCAAGATCATACtcagaatcaaacaaagaaagagtaaagaAATAGGTGCCGACTACGATCTTTCCCatgacccagatgcccatcagccCAGAGCCAAGTTTGCAGCAGGGGGCAAGTCCAGGTGCACATCTTCTTGGAGTCTGCCGCACGAAAGCAGGGGGCTTAACCACGTGTGGTGCGAACCCTCGAACCGGCTCCCACTCAGTCATCATGTCTGCCCCGGAGCTCGATTATCTCTGCTGCAGGCGCGGCAgctcctccttttttattttttaaaagcactaaATTGAGATCTGCTTGAACCTGGGCAATGGAATCTGCAAAGCATCGGAATACAATTGGGAAGATCATTAGTACAACAACAAGTAGTAAAATCCCaactccaataaaaataaaatattgtgtccAATCGATTGGATTTAATGATTTAACTCTATCCGCAAAGGATCTTGCCAATCCAGAGAGGTCCACTGTATCTACATGTTGCTTACTCATTTCTGTGATTAAGGATGTCAATTCCTGAATATTATAAGAAATGTTATCATCATCCCATATGCCTAGCAAATGTGCTTTGGTCCTTTCCCATTTTTCTGTAGCATTATAAGGTAAAGGAGTCacacaaataaaatcataattagCGTGACAGCGTGTGGCCATCCTAGTCTTAATGTTTGTAACATCTCGTCCTAATTCTAATACTACCTCTTCTAGGGCATTTAATCTAGTTTCTAATTTCAAATCTATAATCTTCTGTTCTGATAATGCAAGGGTAACATTCTTATGGAGATCATTAACAAAAGTGGCAGTCTGCATTTCCTTAACCAAAGCAGTAGTAGAAACAGCAAAAGAAGTAACAATAGCTATCAAAGCGGTTATACCTAGAATTAAGGCTGCTACAAATCTTTTTGTCCTAATCAAACCCGTAGCATACCTAATAGTCTGGATGGCAGAATCATCAAACCATGGCTCATCTCCCAAGTCTACCGGTAACAAAACATAAGGAGGTCTCCTGACAATCAATATAACAGATCCCGATACAGTGGAATCAATGTAATTAGTCAGCTTGCATGATGTACACTTAATACTAAAAATAGATTCAACCTTATCTATGCTAATCAATTGTGGCAATCCTACTAATATTGCATAGGGATAGGTAACACAAGCAGAAACTGAAACAGCATCATAATCAGCAGCTCCTGGTTTCTTCAGCAAAAGTTTCTCACTAGAAGCAACCAGTCGGAACAGTTCTGGATGTTCTATCAGTGGTTTGTTCTGTCTATCAGGGAGGTCCGTGTGGAGTGGCTCCCAGAACCATGTCGGTTCTACCCACCCCGCATCATACCATCTTTTGATCGGTTTTCCAACTGGAGGCACGTAGTTCCCATAAAGTTTTGAGTTGGTGGAGAGATAATTGCTCTGATCTTTATCAGGTGAGGACATGGAGAAGTCCCAGAGAAGTCCAGCAGCGCCTAAGGGAGAGAATCTTACCCCATTGTCAGGGAAGGCACATGGAAGCCAGCGCGGGAAAGCATTCTCATCTCCCTCCCAAAGGGCGTTCTTTTTAAATGCTGCTCTGCAATGGGGGTAGCGCGGCGGAAGATTCTTTGCTGTGGtataatgttgtcttttttcttctttatcgcCCACGGTGGTCATCCACAATTCCCACATACGCCGCCCATTGCCCTTTCCATCTGGTTTGGTATTGTCCAAGGTGGGGGTATCTGTGTTAAACACCCCTTTTCCCACTTGAAAACAGCCCACTGGCAccgaaggggagaaagagaagcaaatggGCAGAGAATCGGACTTTCCCTCAAAATCTACATAACCCGAGCTGTTCTTTAGAAGGTGAAAGTCAGGCGATCCCCCTATCACTAATGTTTGATTGGTTAAAACCTTGATGTGATCCGACACCTATCACCTTACAGGATGTAATATGGGTGGCTTTGGTAAGTAAGCCCAATAACTTTCCCCTAAAGCGGTGGGCGCACTCATGACTGCAAGCATAGCCACAAACAGCAAGGTTGCCGTTTCCGGGGCATGTGCAGCCTTCAATACTTCCTTTGCCTGAGCTGTCAGGGTTTTAAGCTGTGTCCACGTCGGCGTCTGGCGTGGTTTCATTTTCGGCTCCAGGCGAGTCGCCTTGATCTTTTTGGCCAGGTTCCACATTATCCGGCGGTTCGGCCTCTTTCGGGGTGGGGGACGGATGTCCGTTTCCTTTGGCTGGCCTGATGAGTCTGTCTGGGACTCAAATTGGTGATTCGGCATCCTGTGGGAAAACACAAGCATAGCCTCGTCCAGAGGCAATTAGCACATCTGGCCCCTTCCATTGGCCAGTTAATTGGTCTTTCCATCTGACCAGGGGTTTAGGAGCACTCTCCTTCTCCGCCCAATGTCTTTCGGCGGCTGTAAGCCCCTGGTTATCTGTATTTACATGATTCAAAACGAATAGGGAATGGCTAAGCAAATGATGGGGAGTTGTATACTTACCTGCTGACCTTAACTTTTGAATCTGTGCTTTAATATTCTGATGCATACGTTTCACAATGGCTTGCCCTTGTGGGTTGTATGGAATTCCTGTGACATGGGCTATGTTCCACTGTTGATAAAAATGCTCTAAGGTTTTTGCCACAAAGGCAGGCGCATTGTCAGTCTTTATTTTCTTCGGGATACCCATGTAAGAGAAACTCTGCACCAGGTGTTGTATTACACCTTTCACTGCCTCTCCCGTTCTGGCAGAGGCAAACACCATGTGTGAGTAGGTGTCCACTGTGACATGGACATAACTCAATTTTCCAAACTCTGATATGTGAGtcacatccatttgccataaaATGCGAGGTTTTAATCCTCGTGGATTAACTCCCATCTTTAATGCATGCCCCCAATCTGGACAATGAGGAcaagatttaattatttcttgTGCCTGTTCACGAGTAACTTGAAAATGATATCTAAGTGCAGCAGCATTCTGATGATGTAGATCATGACTCTTTTTAGCTGTCTCTACAGCCTGTATGATTTTTGTTAGTGAATCTGCTAAAGCATTTCCTTGGGCTATAGGACCTGGAAGCCCCGAGTGGCCCCTCACGTGccctataaaatatttattctgtctCTGCTGAATAGATTCTTGTAACTGTTTT is part of the Rattus norvegicus strain BN/NHsdMcwi chromosome 4, GRCr8, whole genome shotgun sequence genome and encodes:
- the LOC120102367 gene encoding LOW QUALITY PROTEIN: endogenous retrovirus group K member 21 Env polyprotein-like (The sequence of the model RefSeq protein was modified relative to this genomic sequence to represent the inferred CDS: substituted 2 bases at 2 genomic stop codons) — protein: MPNHQFESQTDSSGQPKETDIRPPPRKRPNRRIMWNLAKKIKATRLEPKMKPRQTPTWTQLKTLTAQAKEVLKAAHAPETATLLFVAMLAVMSAPTALGESYWAYLPKPPILHPVRXXVSDHIKVLTNQTLVIGGSPDFHLLKNSSGYVDFEGKSDSLPICFSFSPSVPVGCFQVGKGVFNTDTPTLDNTKPDGKGNGRRMWELWMTTVGDKEEKRQHYTTAKNLPPRYPHCRAAFKKNALWEGDENAFPRWLPCAFPDNGVRFSPLGAAGLLWDFSMSSPDKDQSNYLSTNSKLYGNYVPPVGKPIKRWYDAGWVEPTWFWEPLHTDLPDRQNKPLIEHPELFRLVASSEKLLLKKPGAADYDAVSVSACVTYPYAILVGLPQLISIDKVESIFSIKCTSCKLTNYIDSTVSGSVILIVRRPPYVLLPVDLGDEPWFDDSAIQTIRYATGLIRTKRFVAALILGITALIAIVTSFAVSTTALVKEMQTATFVNDLHKNVTLALSEQKIIDLKLETRLNALEEVVLELGRDVTNIKTRMATRCHANYDFICVTPLPYNATEKWERTKAHLLGIWDDDNISYNIQELTSLITEMSKQHVDTVDLSGLARSFADRVKSLNPIDWTQYFIFIGVGILLLVVVLMIFPIVFRCFADSIAQVQADLNLVLLKNKKGGAAAPAAEIIELRGRHDD